The following nucleotide sequence is from Podospora bellae-mahoneyi strain CBS 112042 chromosome 1 map unlocalized CBS112042p_1, whole genome shotgun sequence.
ACGACAATAAGAAAAAAATCAACATCTCAAGGCAACCGATACCGTGCAACTGTCTACTTACATGGTCATAATCAAAAACAAATGAAAGTGAATCAGATGAAAGTGGTGCTCGGGGGGGGACATCGGCAAGAGGTGACAGACATTGGACTCGAACCATGCAGATATAGAACGCTAAGCACTCCGGGTAATTTTATCAATAGAATGCTATGTGATAAACACTCAAGACCACTGCGCCACTGGGCCCTTTTTGTTGAATTTCAACTGCAAATTTCTTATTGATGTACCTAGGCACCTTGCTCCGAGATCAAGGGTTAGGGACCAGATAGTGGACCTGTCCCCGCATGCTGCTGCCTAGTGCTAGCAAAGGCGCGTAACCTCAACAGTGCCAGATCGCAACTTCCTTCGATTGACTGCGTCGCTCAATTAGACCTCGCCGGCACTTGATATATAAAAGGCGAGGTTCAGTGCGCTATTTCTCCGTTGTTTCCACCCATACCTACCATACCTAGTTGGCACATAGACCGTAGACGTCATGCCTGTCACAATCAAGACCGGGAACACATGGCCCGAGGCGTGGGACCGAGAGCTCAAGGTTGATAGTTCCTTTCGACGTGAGAATGAGACAGGGCCCCAGTACGTGAACCCGAAGGCGACTAGTTCGAGTGCCCTCCTCGCTGGAGTGTCGCACGAAGAGCATAGCCAGAGCAAAGGCATTCTCCAGTGCTCCCTCGCCTTCGACGATAAGGACTTGGCCGACAGCTTCGTCTCACCTTCCAATAACGGCTTCGTCAACACCATGGTTCATGCGTACAGCTATCATCACCATGTTGTCCTCCGTCCCGAGGACATCTGGTTCGCCATTCTCACACAGCTCAGTTTCTACATGAACAAGAACGCCGAAGCTCTACGCTCCCTATTTGTAGCCCACGGAGGCAAGAAGGAACTTTCGATTGAGATGGACGATCAAGGCGGTGGTCTCGAGAACGTTGACTTTGGCATCTTTGCCAAGAAGATGACGCACCTACTTCAGGAGAATGTGCTCGACCCAGACTTTCGTCAGTGGATCatccccaacttcaccaccactaccgaCAACGATCTCGTGGTTGGCAGCATCCTTATGATGGGCGGGCTAAAGGAATACTTCGCTTACACCTGTTACACGTGCTGTGGTATGCCCTCCGTTACCCTTCTGGGTGAGCGCGAGGACTACGAGAAGATTCTCAAACGACTCGATGGTTTGCCCCGTCTCGGCAAGGAGCCCACAACATTTGGCCTGTTGCTTGGCCCCATCATCCGCCGCTTCATCGCTAGCTTCGACAACCCCAGAGACCCGGATGTGCTCAGTTTCTGGGCCCGCTCCGTAGATCGAGAGTCCGATAGCGGGACGGATGACCTCACCGGCTGGATCTCaactttttgtttctggGATTCGCTGGGCCAGTGCACGTACGATGACGATAACAACTGGCCCAGCAGACTGACTCTTGATGGAGTCAAATATGGCTATGCTAAGACGGAGGAGATTCCTAACGGTTTCGCTGCAGTTCCGGTTAAGATTGTGTACTTCGCTGATGAGATACACAGCCGGATGGTGGCGGGATCGGTGGGCATTCGAGGGATAACATATAACGAACGATTTGGCGTGGATGACTCTGCACCTGCATCAGCTTCTGGTAGAGTTACACCTCTGCGGGACACGATCCAGCctgtggttggttggtggattTACAGGACTGAGAACGACACTAAGGGCGTGAACTTTTCGTTTAAAAATAGGCCCTCTGAACCTCGCTTTCAGAGCCAGGCCAAGCCGAACTCTAAACTGAATTCTAAAAGCCGTGCCAAACAATTAGTCCACCAGTTTAGAGGACTATTTAAGAGCCGTGGTATATAACGTGGTAGCtaggaggtggtggctgaaGTATAAATAAGGCCCTGAGCCTTTGTCATCGATTACCCCTTTGCTCCATCTCGAGGCCGCGGTAGTAGTCAACTATCCCTTTGGAATCTGACTTTGTATATACTAACAGTTGATAATGTTACGATTAGTCCATTCTTTCCCACGCTATTCTATTCAACAAATTCGAGATCTGTCTTCTCTCCCTAAAAGACGCTGTTGATACCCAGATGCACTTTACAATATATCCATTTTAGCGAACTCATGTAAAAACACCATAGCGTACCCTGGCCATCACCTTGCAAGCTATTTCAGCATTTCCCAAAGGACGCATGTACGCCCAATTCGAGTTTTGGTTTGCAGAAGATCTTCAAAGTCTCGGCCTATCTAGTTAGTTTAGAGTCAGTCAACCATTCTCCATCAACCGCCCAGAGTACAAGAAGGTAAACATACAGGAACAAACAAATCAGGAAAGCTCAATTTAACTGATCCAAAAACAGACTTTCTGTTTCAGAGACAACAGATTCCGCATCCTCGACATGCTGGTCAACCTTGGTGGTTGCTGCATCGACAGTGGTGCAACTCTCTTGGATGCGTTTGCTGTAACGCTGAATGAAATTGAAGCCCTGGCAGAGCTCCCGAAATGGTGCTGGCAACACGCTAGCAGACCCGTCGAAGTCATGAAACGCCTTTCAAATTGCATGAGCGTGTTTAGCAAGCTCGTCGGCGAGCTTCGTAACATCAGGGTTATAATCTATGGGTCTTCTGTGACGCCTGGGAGGCCGGGCATTGAAGGTCCTTCATGTTCGGCAAGATACTGAGCACGGTCGCTCAACATATTTTGTTGAATCGCAATGAATCCGCCAGAAAGTGGCGCGTTGCCAAGGGCCCCATCGATTATCTTGTCATACTTGGGATCTCCTCGCATTTCGAGAAAGAAATGGTGGGCACGAAACAGCAAcgcgaggttgttgagtaCAATGCCGTTACCATCGTGGCCCTGGTTGGCCGGGGAAAATCAAAGATTCTCAAAAAAACTACTTAAACTCAGCAGACTTCACAACGAGGGTTCAATGTCCAAAGGCTGGCACGATAGCATagagatcaagaaggccggTAGTCGCCATTGAAAACGAAATGTCGGGTGTACGGTGGGGAGTTGGGCGGAGAAAAGGATGATCCCAGGTGCAAAAGGGCTGTTGACATGGGAAGAAAGCTCAGTCGAAAGGTTTGTTGTGGTGCAAAGTCTGGACGGTGATCGAGGATCTTTTTTCAAGCTGTCGCATTTGGCAAAAGAAAATGGAATGTGTGGCCCGAGGCCAAATAAGCAGGCAGGACTCTGGGAAGGTGCGGTTGTAATTGCTCTTTGCAGCCATACTGCAGGTAATTTCATCCTAACATGGGAACCACGGGTTAACTGGGATGAACGCTCAAGACCACAAAGCCATTGGACAATTTGGTGAATATTGAGACGAGATCTGAAAGCTATATGGCGCCTGCTAAGCTCTCTGTCGCTGATTCGAGCTGGAACCCGCTTTCCGTGCGTTCCTCGATCAATTTGGCGAGGAACCCGTCAACAATCGATCTGTCTTTTCTCAGttgcctccttttctttttcctctccaattttcttttttttttcccctggCCGTTCCGCCTCTGGAGTTACTTCGATTCCAGATATCCAGTCAAACACACATATAAGAACGAGGCCACAACGTATGCCATTAATAAGATATTTATAGCTTTGATCCATAGGAAATCTTCCATTTGATCTCAAGTCTCGCTTTGGGCGTGAGTGAACGACGCTGTCGGAGAGGTCAGTGATGAAATCCAACAGATCCTAGCCAACGTTAGCGCACGAAGGGGTAGGTAGGCTTGGACGAGAAAGTACACACCTCGATAGGCGAAACTCTTGATAAAGCGAAGCAGTAAACAGCTCTCTTTCCAAGATCGCATGGTAATAGTCACTAAAAGTTTCAAGTAAACTCGGTGGACCTCGTGGATCTGGGGCATCCACTAGCACGATGCTGGCAATTTCATCTAGTATAGTCTGCTTTAAAGGGCCGATCGAATGAAGGTTAACGATAAGCTTGTGGATAATGCAATACCCAAACCCAGTTCCtatgaggacgaggaaatCACCGCTTGCGGATTTGTCTTTGCGAATCTTCCGTAGTTGAGTCAGAAGTCTGTCACCTATTTTGACGAGAAAGTTATTGACTTCGTCATCGGAGATGTCGGCAAGGAAGTTCCAGGGCCAGTGAAAGTTCTTTATCCGGCCCCAGCTACCAATATCACGAGGCAGCATCTTGCTGTTGTCCAAAACTACCCTCTTTGGCATTTTaggtgtttgatgggttgggtggggTGTTTTCTCTTGAAAAGCCCACGGAACCTCCTAAGCTTGTCCACTCCCGTTAACAATAACGATGTCTGCCTTGGGAATATTTGGAGGCCTTGGTTCGTGTAAGACCTCGAGTTCGTAGCCCTCAACCAGCCCTAGCTCTCTGTTGATTATCAAAGCCCAACCTTCTCCAATGAGATCTTGGCTGTCACTGGCCCCACGTTGCCCCAACTCGAAATTTTTCTGTTCTTTCTCGATGGACTCGGACGACCTCTGAGTAGTTTCATTCCGACATCTTAAAGCTTCAACGCCCGAGTCTTCCGTTATACGGATGGATTCACGTTATGCTCCAAGAGTTGTGGCTTCGAGACATGACGTTGTGCTACATGACTGGGATGAACTCCTCGTTTCCTGGCTGTGCCGTCAATGGCACCAGAGCGAATGCTCATTTTTTGCTTCCACGTCACAACACAGTTGCTTCTTCGCGTCTTCAAGTTCATCCTGTTCTGATAGTTGGATCACAAACAAGCTATTACCATCGCGCTCTAAGCCCggctcccctccacccactccGGCACAACCCTCTTCAAAAACTTCATAAACTTCCACATCCCCACCGCatactccctctccccctccggcgTATCAACCTCCTCCGGGAATGCAATACCCGCTCCAAACAGCCCAATCGGCTTcttttccccatcctccgcatAGAAAGCCCCTGTCCTCGCAtccttccccagcttcaCGACCTCTTTCCCATCCCCTATCCTCACCTCAGGAATGGGAGCTGGAGTATACCCCACAGCCTGCACCACCCCTTGGCAATCTTTCAACTCCTTCTCTAGCAATGCCcattccttttctttccctcccGAGCAGTCGATTCGTGTGATGAATTTGCCTGCGTCGCTAGTGAGTAACACGCCCCCGTCAAGTTGTGCTCTTCCAAACTCTGCAGCTTTGCCCTTCAAGCCGGTGTTGTCGTATTGGATGTAACCGTCTTTTTGGACGGCATATCGGAGGGTGGGGTGACGGGTGAACCATTTGATCTTGAGTAATGGGTGGCTTGTGGTTGTGAGTTTGTATAGGTTCATCAGCACCAGGATGGCAGAGTGGGAGCCGCCTATTACGCCGATGGTGAAAGGTTGGTCgcgggggatggtggtggataggATGGATGGGGTGAGAGCTGTGTCGAGGGGTATCGTTGGTGGAcaggagggtgggaggggagtggtggatgggaaagCGCCTGTGCAGTAGACTACCAACGGGCTTGTGGTTAATGACGATGCGGAGGCCGTGGTGAGAGTCCAGCGTTTGGACTGGGGGTCGAGATGGGCCGAGGTAGCTTTTCCCTCCACGGTCTGGATTCGGGGGTGTTGCCTCAACCCGACTGTGAGTAAGTTGAGCATATCGCCTGCGTAGCTGAGAGAGCAGGTCCCGCTCTGAGGGAGCTTCTCAAGGGCCGTGATGGCATTTGGTTTGTGTGCTGTGTTGAGAATGTGTTGAAATGGCTTCAAAGCTTCGGCATAGTCAACAAAGAGCTTTACCGCAGTGTTACTGACATTGAGTTAGTTTGATGAGTCAAGCCAGCATTTGATGAGAATAAAAGGTAGACCTACCCGGGCACTTCCCGATAAAATTTGTTGATTCTTCCCCCTTGGAACTGCTCATCGACCCACACAATTTTCCCATCGTCTTTGATCTGTTCCAGGAGATTTCCCACAACCGCAATCCCAGCGGGGCCGGCGCCAACCACAACGGCCGCCGCATCTTTTGGTGTTGCAATCTGGCGGAATTGCCGTACCAACTGACCCGCGGAAAAGGAGGATATCATGCGTTGACGTTGGTCCCTAATCAGCACTGAGCGCGCAGTGAAGCTGCCACTGCAGCTTGGAAGTATCCTCACAGCATGCATTTTGATTGTTGATTGAAAGCGACTTGGAAAGCATAAAGCAACACGGTGAGTCGGAAATCGGCAGCggtcaacaaacaaaccccctttgAGCGTCCCACTTTTATTCGCAAGATTCTCCGATTCAACGCCGAAGTGGGCCCGGGTGACTCAAAAGCTGATgccctttcttttttttccaaaTCCAAATGCTTTGAATTCTGTGTTTCTAATAGAAAGCTAAAATTGCGCCATTCTCACAGGTCAATTACAATCAGATCACCGCGAACAACAAGTGCCAACGTATGTGGTGCTTTATTACGACGGCTAAACAGGGTTATTCCTGGCTCGGGTGTTACGGAGATCCGCCCCGATCCTGCTCCGTAGGGGTGGGGCCGTGTTTCGGCCCAACCCGCATGAAACAGCAACGTCACCCAGGAACTGTCGGTCCACTTTGATCGGTTCGGGCCTGCTTCTGTGCTTCAAGATGCCTAAAATTCGTGGCCAGCTACATTTTGGTTGGCCACAGTTCAACTATTGTGTACCTTGGTAAGCCAAGAGAAAAATGATGTGCTGGTTGCGCTGAAAAATACGAACTATGGCAATCACTATACGGAGAATGGAATTTCCTCAGCTGTTGGGTGTCAGAGCAGTCAAAGATACTTGAAGACATTTGATGGTAACAAAAAAGCTTTAAGTTTATATCAATTACCCTCCGACAGACTTAAGGCATATTATGATAGTCGAGGACCGTAAAGACAGTCAAAAAGTATGATAATAACCTTGAAGCTAATAATGTGTTGTTGCAGCGGCCTCGACTTTTCTGCTTAGGTACGGCAAGAAATGATAAAGAGTTCAAAGGAGTGATGAAGGCTGAGGAATTTCAATGCTTATCAATTCGAATATCCAAAAACTTATCGCCGGTTTTAGTGAACCGCGTGCACTTCACATTGACCTTATCTCTCCTATAAAGCCTCCTACTAATTAAACCCGTCGCAAGATATTAGAAAAGCTACCagccaaagaaaagacaaggAAAATTTATCATACATCTTGCATAGGTAGTagacaagagagaaaaataAAGAATAGTAATGGAACAATCCTATATGCAAGATAAAGGATGACCTTCCAGGTTATTTGTCGGCATTGATATGGTCCTAGGGCTGGGTACAGGCGTAGGTCACAGGTATAAGATTGAACTGTTtagaaaagaagaaaagaaaagagaagaaaagaaaagaaaagaatagaaaagaaaaaggaaataCACTACCCACGACGTCTTCTTATACCCATCCAACCCTCCGGAATTCCCCTACAAAGCGCGCGAATATCCACCAGAATTGCTCGAACTACCTCGTATCCTattcaacctctccgcctctCACGTGGCCCAGAAAAGAAGCCCCCGTCCGGATATCATCCCATGACAGGCATCATCACACCGAGTCTCGCTGTTAGTGCGTCTTTCATTTGTTTGCTTCTGATTCTACGACCCATTCGGACTGGAAATACATTGTTAGCAGAGCGAGGACAGGCGGAGAGTATAGCCATAACAAACCTCTATTTTACTTCGAAGAAGCGTATGATTCCCAGGAATGATCTTGCCTTGGTATTCGACTTCGAATTGCATGTTCCCTGAAGGCTCGACCGACAACCGAATCTTGTACTGGCACACGTAGTATTTCGTTATTGGAAGAGGCCAGGACCTCGTCTTCTTAGGGATTGACCCTCGGAGTTGGTTCAAGTCAACCTCTATCTCATACAACGCTTTCGCCATTGCTAGTAACTTGTCAACACTGCCATAGCCCTCAACAAATAGGTAGCTAGGTAAGGTGCAAAACACTCACGGGTTGGCATGCTCGGGGGCAGCCAGCGAGCTTCAATTGACGAAACCACGATGATGTCTTTCCACTGGAGAGGGTGATCCAGGTCTTCACGTCGTTCAACTTCAACCTCGAATTGTTTTCCGTGGTCGATGATGGTATCTCTCTTGAGTATCCAACGAATCTGATCAAGAACATAGTCCTTGCGGTTTAACTCATCGGTACGCTTGACCTCACCGAAGTGCTTTTTTTTGGAATATGGCAGGGAGGTGACCAGACCATAGCTAGCTCGTGCAATGCGTTTTCGAAGAATTCCTTCTGCTTGCTCAAGCAATAAACCCcggacaacaacaagctgtGGATCGTCAATCCTTGGGAGTTGGGTTTCTCCTTTGCGCAAAGCCCTAGTAGTCGAACGGTCGATGTGCTCTTTGACTTTGTTAAAAATGTAGGTGGAGCTACCTAAGCCCCCTGAAAGGATGATGTATCGCTACCAGACAGGTTTATTAGCAATAGACATAACACTCGAGTATAAATAGCGTCTCACCACCGGCTCCTTGACCCCGCCCACAACTTCATCTAATGTACGCAGTATTCTGGCGACTTGGTCATCGAATAGCCCCCGAAACTCCTCCCTTTACACATCTAGAATCAGCACCAGTGTTTTCCGTGGACCATGTTGACAGATAAAAGAAAGTACCCGAAGGTGTTGCTTACTTCGTGAACTTCATAGCGCCACCCTCTATGTTTAGACCCTCACTGCGAATGCTTGGGTCTAAGCCAGGAACCCCAATCTTGTAATCTCTGTCATAAGCTGGCTCTCCAAACTTGTGCTTCGCCGTTCGATAGTCGCGACTCTGCGATAGTGACAAAAGCTTGTTGAGCGGAAGCTTCGACTGTTCTTCTGGGTGAGCCTTGAGCCGAATATCAATCAACCGCTGAAACTCCAAGTCAATCAACCTGGAGCCGACACCAATTCCTGTCACAGATTGAATCTGTTCCATGGCCGGTGGTTTCGTCTTGGTAGTCCTCACAAGCGCAAGGTCAGTGGTGCCGCCCCCAGCGTCAATGGATAGAAGAGTGTCCCCGTTTTTGAAAGGCAGCAGCGGCGAACCAGTGTTGCCGAATGTTGCCACTGCGGCTGCCTCGGCTTCCGTCAAACCCAACATTACCCTATGCCTTTGAGCCGACCCAAACCCAGCAACAGTTATATCAGGCAAGTCTCTGTTTGCTGTCATAGCTACCTGATGAAAGCTGCAAGGACAATGATGCAATGATGCTCTGGGCTTTGACTGTGCGACGAAAGAATATTACGGCTGCGTAAAAGCAACTGAATGAATtgatggaggttgaggatAAAAGGGTTTGTTTACAATAAAAGGATAATAAAACACACCAACGACAAGTATGACAAAAGATACACAATCGATTCCTATCCAACGGGtttttctgttctttttgaCCTCAGTATGTGACCATAGGGACCCAGGCTCCCTATCAACCAGCGGCTCGGTCAAGCCCGGTCAGAGGTGCAGATGAACAAAGAAAATGTCTTTGCAGGCGCCTGATTATTGAAGGCCTCAACTTGCCCAGGCCCGATTTGGATAGGTCTGTACTTGTATGCTCAGCCCAAATAAAACTGCACTTTCAATGCATGACCGCGCGTGGTGTGATTGGGCGACACGTGCAGTGGTACCAAATCAGACCCATGATGGGGAAGTAGTGTTATACCGACACCCCCCGTAAACCAAAACCTGAAAGGAAGACTGCGATGTATCTAAGGTCAGGCCCTTGAAGATAAAAAGAAAGTTCTTGAGTATATTTGAAGGCCGAAAAGATACCTAATAGAACTGTGTTCTCTTACCTAACTATCTTCAAAAGACCTTATTGCTATCGTTCAGGGTCTTGCTCCAGTCTCTGTTTTTTGGTCACGGCGGGGCTGAGCACAAAGAAGGTACCTATACATGTCTCAACTTGGGCGATGTTTGATTTGGACAGGACAGAAAAATGCTTGGCAAGGGATGAGAAGTCGGCTGCTGCCCATCTTCCtggccttctctttctccgcGTCTGGAAAATTTACTCTTACTCTCTTTTTGAGTGGGTTGGAAAATCTGCATTCCAAACTCTTTCGGCCACAAGGCCTGAAATATGACCCACCAACTACTCTTCATTTATTTGAGTCGCAATGGCAACAGGGACAAGTCTAGCGACAGAATGGCTTCAAATCCCGATTATAGGGAGCTCTACCCAAACTCCATCTTGTCCTAGTGCCATCTTCAATGCCTCTTCCGCTGCAAATGTCACAGCGCATCTTCTAGTTCAAACTCCCATAACTCTATCGCCAACAGCTCAGAACGCAGCTCCGCCTGTGACTGTAACATGTATATACCCAATCGTTTACGGGTCGAACCTTGGAAATACGAACTCAACATCCGACACGATAACATCAATAGCATCGACGGCGCCTACAACAAACCAATCGACTGCTTCCTTGATTGCTCCCAGCACGATATCGACGGGTTCCAAAACCgatccaacatcatccacgGTCGCCAACAACTCTTTCAACCACGCAATCGGGCGACCGTCGAGTGCAGAAATCATTGGTATTGCGCTGGGAAGCTTTGGCGCTGGGCTCTCTCTCGCAGGTTTCGTGTggggtctttttttttgtttgagACGGAAACGAAGATCGAAGCCTGATAATCATCCAATTCTTCCCGACAAAGCAACCTCCGAGACTCCAGTTTCTTTCCCCAGGCCACTCGAGGGGAAAACTACACACTCTTCGGTTCTTGCCGCAGGCCGCTCGCGTGGTCTCACACTTCACAGTTACCTGCTGGATGGCCCAGGGGACAGCG
It contains:
- a CDS encoding uncharacterized protein (COG:O; EggNog:ENOG503NZYI), whose protein sequence is MTANRDLPDITVAGFGSAQRHRVMLGLTEAEAAAVATFGNTGSPLLPFKNGDTLLSIDAGGGTTDLALVRTTKTKPPAMEQIQSVTGIGVGSRLIDLEFQRLIDIRLKAHPEEQSKLPLNKLLSLSQSRDYRTAKHKFGEPAYDRDYKIGVPGLDPSIRSEGLNIEGGAMKFTKEEFRGLFDDQVARILRTLDEVVGGVKEPVRYIILSGGLGSSTYIFNKVKEHIDRSTTRALRKGETQLPRIDDPQLVVVRGLLLEQAEGILRKRIARASYGLVTSLPYSKKKHFGEVKRTDELNRKDYVLDQIRWILKRDTIIDHGKQFEVEVERREDLDHPLQWKDIIVVSSIEARWLPPSMPTPMAKALYEIEVDLNQLRGSIPKKTRSWPLPITKYYVCQYKIRLSVEPSGNMQFEVEYQGKIIPGNHTLLRSKIESEWVVESEANK
- a CDS encoding uncharacterized protein (EggNog:ENOG503NYSZ; COG:S), with amino-acid sequence MPVTIKTGNTWPEAWDRELKVDSSFRRENETGPQYVNPKATSSSALLAGVSHEEHSQSKGILQCSLAFDDKDLADSFVSPSNNGFVNTMVHAYSYHHHVVLRPEDIWFAILTQLSFYMNKNAEALRSLFVAHGGKKELSIEMDDQGGGLENVDFGIFAKKMTHLLQENVLDPDFRQWIIPNFTTTTDNDLVVGSILMMGGLKEYFAYTCYTCCGMPSVTLLGEREDYEKILKRLDGLPRLGKEPTTFGLLLGPIIRRFIASFDNPRDPDVLSFWARSVDRESDSGTDDLTGWISTFCFWDSLGQCTYDDDNNWPSRLTLDGVKYGYAKTEEIPNGFAAVPVKIVYFADEIHSRMVAGSVGIRGITYNERFGVDDSAPASASGRVTPLRDTIQPVVGWWIYRTENDTKGVNFSFKNRPSEPRFQSQAKPNSKLNSKSRAKQLVHQFRGLFKSRGI
- a CDS encoding uncharacterized protein (EggNog:ENOG503P044; COG:S), whose product is MHAVRILPSCSGSFTARSVLIRDQRQRMISSFSAGQLVRQFRQIATPKDAAAVVVGAGPAGIAVVGNLLEQIKDDGKIVWVDEQFQGGRINKFYREVPGNTAVKLFVDYAEALKPFQHILNTAHKPNAITALEKLPQSGTCSLSYAGDMLNLLTVGLRQHPRIQTVEGKATSAHLDPQSKRWTLTTASASSLTTSPLVVYCTGAFPSTTPLPPSCPPTIPLDTALTPSILSTTIPRDQPFTIGVIGGSHSAILVLMNLYKLTTTSHPLLKIKWFTRHPTLRYAVQKDGYIQYDNTGLKGKAAEFGRAQLDGGVLLTSDAGKFITRIDCSGGKEKEWALLEKELKDCQGVVQAVGYTPAPIPEVRIGDGKEVVKLGKDARTGAFYAEDGEKKPIGLFGAGIAFPEEVDTPEGEREYAVGMWKFMKFLKRVVPEWVEGSRA